Proteins encoded in a region of the Paenibacillus wynnii genome:
- a CDS encoding NAD(P)-dependent alcohol dehydrogenase, producing the protein MGEDMKDAGLPSEQGVHTMTAMVYDTYGLPEVLRLEKVDVPAPQDHEVLIEIHAASVNSWDWDLLRGKPYITRLGSLRKPRYRILGADIAGRVVAVGAAATRFRPGDEVFGDLSGCGWGGFAEYVCASEEALTPKPAGLSFEQAAAIPQAAVLALQGMRDKGNLQKGHRVLINGCGGGVGTFAVQYAKWIGAEVTGVDSTGKLDMLRVIGADYVLDYTKVDFTASGLKYDLILDVVGNRSVVALKRALKSGGTYVMVGGSIHRILLALLAAPLSAWLERKTIALLVHKPNHEDQMVWKALVEAGQVVPVIDRQYPLSDTAQALRDLGEGRAKGKIVVSMKS; encoded by the coding sequence ATGGGAGAAGACATGAAGGATGCAGGCTTACCCAGTGAGCAAGGAGTACACACGATGACGGCGATGGTCTATGATACCTATGGACTGCCAGAAGTCCTCCGACTGGAAAAAGTGGATGTCCCTGCACCGCAGGACCATGAAGTGTTGATAGAGATCCATGCGGCTTCGGTTAATTCATGGGATTGGGATCTTCTCCGTGGAAAACCGTACATAACCCGCCTGGGCAGTCTCCGTAAGCCCCGTTATCGAATTCTTGGCGCGGACATCGCGGGGCGGGTAGTCGCTGTGGGCGCCGCCGCCACACGATTCCGGCCGGGGGACGAGGTTTTCGGCGATCTTTCCGGTTGCGGCTGGGGCGGATTTGCGGAGTATGTATGTGCCAGCGAGGAAGCTTTGACACCTAAGCCTGCCGGGCTGAGCTTCGAGCAGGCGGCGGCCATTCCTCAGGCGGCCGTTCTAGCCTTGCAGGGGATGCGCGATAAAGGAAATCTGCAAAAGGGCCATCGGGTTCTTATCAATGGGTGTGGTGGCGGAGTGGGTACGTTTGCGGTTCAATATGCCAAATGGATCGGGGCAGAAGTGACCGGCGTTGACAGCACCGGGAAGCTGGATATGCTGCGCGTTATCGGGGCGGATTATGTGTTGGATTATACGAAAGTTGACTTCACCGCAAGCGGATTAAAATACGACCTGATCCTCGATGTCGTCGGAAACCGTTCGGTTGTCGCGCTGAAGCGCGCACTAAAGTCAGGCGGCACGTATGTAATGGTCGGCGGTTCTATCCACCGCATCCTCCTAGCTTTGTTGGCGGCACCGCTATCCGCTTGGCTTGAAAGGAAGACAATAGCGCTGCTAGTCCATAAGCCGAATCACGAGGATCAAATGGTATGGAAGGCGCTTGTCGAAGCAGGCCAAGTCGTGCCTGTTATTGATCGGCAGTATCCTCTAAGCGACACGGCCCAGGCGCTTCGTGATCTTGGAGAAGGCCGTGCGAAAGGGAAAATCGTCGTGTCCATGAAAAGTTAA
- a CDS encoding DUF817 domain-containing protein — protein MTSLKSIIQLLHFGYHQAMSCLFPIAIFGTLALSGVIEVPFVYRYDAILLILLTVQYLMYRSGLETRDEIKVICIFHLIGLLLEIYKVRMGSWSYPEPGLTKLFGVPLYSGFMYASVASYMCQVWRRLKMDMTGWPGLAPAGLLGGAIYLNFFTHHFIPDFRWWLTVLVLIAFWRTWIIYRVRTITYRMPLTLAFFLVGFFIWLAENIATYFNAWKYPNQYQAWQVVSFSKISSWFLLVIISVIIVAQLKHVKASRKA, from the coding sequence ATGACATCATTGAAATCAATAATACAACTACTGCATTTTGGCTATCATCAGGCGATGAGTTGCTTATTTCCTATTGCGATCTTTGGGACGTTAGCTCTATCCGGCGTAATAGAGGTACCTTTTGTCTATCGTTATGATGCCATTCTTCTTATACTGCTTACAGTGCAGTACCTCATGTACCGCAGTGGACTCGAGACACGTGATGAAATTAAAGTGATCTGCATATTTCATTTAATTGGTTTGCTGCTGGAAATATATAAGGTAAGGATGGGATCGTGGTCATATCCTGAGCCCGGTCTGACGAAGTTGTTCGGTGTACCGCTCTATAGCGGATTTATGTATGCGAGTGTTGCAAGCTATATGTGTCAGGTATGGCGAAGACTGAAGATGGATATGACCGGTTGGCCGGGGCTTGCTCCTGCTGGATTACTAGGAGGAGCCATCTATTTGAACTTTTTCACACATCATTTCATTCCTGACTTCCGTTGGTGGCTGACGGTGCTTGTGCTCATTGCCTTTTGGCGAACATGGATCATTTATCGGGTACGGACCATTACCTATCGAATGCCCTTAACACTGGCTTTTTTCCTAGTAGGTTTTTTCATCTGGTTAGCCGAGAATATAGCTACTTATTTTAATGCTTGGAAATACCCTAATCAGTATCAAGCCTGGCAAGTAGTTAGTTTCAGTAAAATCAGCTCGTGGTTCCTTCTGGTAATCATTAGCGTTATTATTGTTGCCCAGCTTAAACATGTTAAAGCTAGCCGGAAAGCGTAA
- a CDS encoding ABC transporter ATP-binding protein, whose translation MSTILTEIPEIKLENIEMRYQTETADVLALHQVSLDIAKGEFVSLLGPSGCGKTTLLRLMADLIEPTGGNITVAGKSAREARLAQKYGIVFQSPVLYDWRKVKDNITLPLELLGTKKSVREEKALELLELVGLQGFADKYPWQLSGGMQQRVAIARALSMEPEILLMDEPFSALDEFTRERLNEELLSVWSKVQNTIVFVTHSIPESIFLSDRVFVLSPHPGRLSSVVNIPLPRPRTAEMRNSPEFFELIARIRDSFEGV comes from the coding sequence ATGTCAACGATACTGACGGAGATTCCTGAGATTAAATTAGAGAATATAGAAATGAGGTACCAAACCGAAACGGCGGATGTATTGGCGCTTCACCAGGTTAGTCTTGATATCGCTAAGGGGGAGTTCGTTTCACTGTTGGGCCCTTCCGGCTGCGGAAAAACAACACTGCTGAGACTGATGGCTGATCTCATTGAGCCAACGGGCGGTAATATTACCGTCGCAGGCAAGAGTGCCAGAGAGGCAAGGCTCGCTCAGAAGTACGGCATCGTCTTCCAAAGTCCTGTGCTCTATGACTGGAGGAAGGTTAAAGACAACATTACGCTCCCTCTTGAATTGTTGGGAACGAAGAAATCGGTACGTGAGGAAAAGGCGCTGGAACTGCTGGAATTGGTGGGATTACAGGGCTTTGCGGATAAATACCCATGGCAGCTCAGCGGGGGGATGCAGCAGCGTGTGGCAATCGCCAGAGCCTTATCGATGGAACCTGAAATTCTTTTGATGGATGAACCGTTCTCGGCTCTGGATGAATTTACACGCGAACGTCTGAATGAAGAATTGTTGTCTGTCTGGAGTAAGGTTCAAAACACTATTGTATTTGTTACACACAGTATTCCTGAATCCATTTTTCTGTCCGATCGGGTATTTGTGCTATCCCCGCACCCGGGACGGCTATCCTCTGTTGTGAATATTCCTCTGCCTCGTCCGCGTACCGCCGAAATGAGAAACAGTCCGGAGTTTTTTGAACTGATCGCCCGTATTCGCGATAGTTTCGAAGGGGTGTAG
- a CDS encoding ABC transporter permease: MKGNGLLMRNRLLPLFVWIFGFLLLWEAVSWLLLNVMETPLAQSKLPYVHEVMATLWQYKGTLLKEGGATFGSAGVGFLLGAAAGIVLAVLMSISKIVEKLTFPYAIASQMIPILGLAPIIYGIVRDDQISRIIISGYITFFPVSLNMLRGLRSVDLSALELMHSYAAKPWAVYWKLRLPAALPGLFSGLKIAAPLAVTGAILVELMGAQHGIGVIMLRNLYYGPSHTYMFWSTVIVGALLGIVSYWLMSLVERAVAPWQPEFRPKGGSR, from the coding sequence ATGAAAGGAAACGGCCTGTTAATGCGGAACCGCCTGCTCCCGCTCTTCGTATGGATATTCGGATTTCTACTCTTGTGGGAAGCTGTTTCCTGGCTGCTGCTGAATGTAATGGAGACGCCGCTGGCGCAGTCCAAGCTGCCTTACGTGCATGAGGTGATGGCTACCTTATGGCAGTATAAAGGCACTCTTCTCAAGGAAGGTGGAGCGACCTTCGGTAGTGCAGGTGTCGGTTTTCTGCTCGGTGCAGCTGCCGGGATTGTGTTGGCGGTACTGATGAGTATTTCGAAAATAGTTGAAAAGCTGACTTTTCCTTATGCTATTGCTTCACAAATGATCCCTATTCTAGGCCTTGCTCCAATTATCTACGGAATTGTACGGGATGATCAAATCTCACGCATTATTATCTCGGGTTATATTACCTTCTTCCCCGTTTCACTTAATATGCTGCGCGGCTTGCGCAGCGTGGATCTATCGGCACTGGAATTAATGCACTCCTATGCGGCTAAGCCGTGGGCGGTGTACTGGAAGCTTCGTTTGCCGGCAGCTCTCCCCGGATTGTTCAGCGGACTTAAAATTGCCGCTCCGCTGGCGGTAACGGGTGCCATTCTGGTTGAACTTATGGGAGCCCAGCACGGCATCGGTGTTATCATGCTGCGCAATCTTTACTACGGCCCCTCTCATACTTATATGTTCTGGTCTACGGTGATCGTCGGCGCATTGCTCGGGATCGTGAGTTATTGGTTAATGAGTCTGGTCGAGCGTGCAGTAGCACCTTGGCAGCCGGAGTTCCGCCCGAAAGGAGGCAGCCGCTAA
- a CDS encoding ABC transporter permease, producing the protein MDRSSIQEAAYIPSPGNDGVRRSAATEKKGPGLQPEVEVKSKRRGRPGGWVRWLDAGVILPLLAGVVFLALWEKQFYHSIFDLKKYQLPLPSAIAQSMRENFSLLLSYTGYTLTEAVLGMLVGSAIGFLIALTATAWPRWGGGSLTMVAALNAVPIVALAPIMNLWFGDGIGSRVAIVTATTMAAMAINAYKGMAAIDPLALDLMHSYAAGKPAVFRYLRIQNSLPYVFTALKINATASMIGAIVGEFFFSSRGLGYLLSNSIKVAKMPLGWSCIVLAAVAGVLFYLVVERLEKIFIKWHPSARS; encoded by the coding sequence ATGGATAGAAGCTCAATACAGGAGGCGGCGTATATCCCCTCTCCCGGAAATGACGGAGTTCGTCGTTCGGCAGCAACGGAGAAGAAAGGCCCTGGCTTACAACCTGAAGTTGAGGTGAAATCCAAAAGGCGCGGGAGGCCCGGAGGGTGGGTGAGATGGCTGGATGCCGGGGTGATTTTACCTTTGTTGGCAGGTGTTGTTTTCCTTGCACTGTGGGAGAAGCAGTTCTATCACTCTATATTTGATTTGAAAAAATATCAGCTGCCCTTGCCATCAGCCATTGCGCAGTCGATGAGAGAGAATTTCAGTCTGTTGTTATCCTATACCGGATATACACTGACTGAGGCGGTTCTCGGGATGTTGGTCGGCTCGGCTATCGGATTCTTGATTGCCTTAACGGCAACGGCCTGGCCTCGTTGGGGAGGGGGGAGTCTGACGATGGTGGCTGCCCTTAATGCCGTTCCAATCGTGGCGCTTGCCCCCATTATGAACCTTTGGTTCGGGGATGGCATCGGTTCGCGGGTTGCGATTGTCACGGCAACTACAATGGCGGCAATGGCCATTAATGCCTACAAGGGTATGGCGGCAATAGATCCGCTGGCGCTCGATCTTATGCATTCCTATGCGGCGGGCAAGCCTGCGGTATTCCGCTATTTGAGGATTCAGAACAGCCTGCCGTATGTATTCACTGCACTTAAGATCAATGCTACAGCCAGTATGATCGGAGCCATTGTCGGGGAGTTTTTCTTCTCTTCCAGAGGGCTTGGGTATCTGCTCTCCAACTCCATTAAGGTAGCTAAAATGCCGCTTGGCTGGTCCTGTATCGTATTGGCTGCGGTGGCTGGAGTGTTATTTTACCTAGTTGTTGAAAGATTGGAGAAGATTTTTATCAAATGGCATCCGTCTGCCAGATCCTGA
- a CDS encoding GGDEF domain-containing protein produces the protein MLTAAPIDRENLFESMRDGVLVTDRFDMLIDYNRAAAEMIQGLGSAAIGKPLAQLFLPAGKDAVSYVMQSDPLLQEEREMEWSLGRQIDHAYRCNGAYSLQEKLTQLATIDSLTSIYNRTYFMELSRKRLAESAHTESPLSLILLDIDHFKSINDRYGHEEMLGGADQALYTSKRNGRNAVHISHGVGSSEFTLV, from the coding sequence ATGCTCACAGCAGCCCCTATCGATCGTGAGAACCTTTTTGAGAGCATGCGGGATGGCGTGCTGGTTACGGATCGTTTTGATATGCTCATTGACTATAACCGGGCCGCCGCCGAGATGATTCAGGGACTGGGCTCCGCCGCTATCGGCAAACCGCTGGCCCAACTGTTTCTTCCCGCCGGCAAAGATGCCGTCTCCTATGTCATGCAATCAGATCCGCTGCTTCAAGAGGAGAGGGAAATGGAATGGTCATTGGGCCGGCAGATTGATCATGCTTATCGATGTAACGGAGCGTACTCTTTGCAGGAAAAGCTTACACAGCTGGCTACTATAGATAGCCTTACCAGCATTTACAACCGTACATACTTTATGGAGCTGAGTAGAAAACGGCTTGCCGAATCGGCACATACCGAGAGCCCGTTGTCCCTCATTTTGCTGGACATTGATCATTTCAAGAGCATCAATGACCGTTATGGACATGAGGAGATGCTCGGGGGAGCGGATCAAGCACTATACACCTCTAAAAGAAATGGGCGTAACGCCGTACATATCTCCCACGGCGTGGGGAGTAGTGAATTTACCTTGGTGTAA
- a CDS encoding ABC transporter substrate-binding protein: protein MNVKNRKFRGVFLLAVLMLVMTVMAGCGGNNNAAPSAEPNAAANATTEPAAEATAEPAADPVTVKLQLKWVPQAQFAGYFVAQDKGYYAEEGLKVEILPGGPDIVPEQQVAGGSADIGVDWVASLLTSQEQEMPLVQIAQIFQKSGLVLVSKKDAGISTPADLEGKKVGNWMGGNEFEILALFDKYKLDPNKDLNFTKQGFTMDQFLGGEIDAASAMTYNEYQVALESGIPAADLSVIDMNDEGVAMLEDNLFANKEWLAENKETAAKFVRASLKGWKEAIADPAAAVDSVMKLAEAGSTTKEHQLTMMNEVAKLILPEGFDPAKMGYTDAAAFQQTADIALKFGVIKTASKVDEAYTNEIVEMASK, encoded by the coding sequence ATGAACGTGAAGAATCGGAAGTTTCGTGGTGTGTTCTTGTTGGCGGTTTTGATGCTCGTGATGACTGTGATGGCGGGGTGTGGAGGAAATAATAATGCCGCTCCATCTGCGGAACCGAATGCGGCTGCCAATGCTACGACTGAACCTGCTGCTGAGGCGACGGCTGAACCTGCTGCTGATCCCGTTACAGTTAAGTTGCAGCTGAAGTGGGTGCCGCAGGCACAATTTGCCGGATACTTTGTGGCTCAAGATAAAGGCTACTACGCTGAAGAAGGTCTTAAAGTGGAAATCCTGCCGGGAGGCCCTGATATCGTACCTGAACAACAAGTAGCAGGCGGTTCCGCGGATATCGGTGTGGATTGGGTGGCGAGCTTGCTGACCAGTCAGGAACAGGAAATGCCGCTGGTGCAAATTGCTCAGATTTTCCAAAAGAGCGGACTTGTGCTGGTCTCCAAAAAGGATGCAGGCATCAGTACTCCTGCGGATCTGGAAGGTAAGAAAGTGGGCAACTGGATGGGCGGTAATGAATTTGAAATCTTGGCTCTTTTTGATAAATATAAGCTCGACCCCAATAAGGATCTGAATTTCACGAAGCAAGGTTTTACCATGGACCAGTTCCTGGGTGGGGAAATTGATGCAGCCTCGGCAATGACGTATAACGAGTATCAAGTTGCGCTGGAATCAGGAATTCCTGCTGCGGATTTGAGTGTCATTGATATGAATGATGAAGGTGTAGCGATGCTTGAGGATAACCTATTCGCGAACAAAGAATGGCTGGCAGAGAATAAAGAAACAGCGGCTAAATTCGTTCGTGCTTCCCTTAAAGGTTGGAAAGAGGCTATCGCTGATCCTGCTGCTGCAGTAGATAGTGTGATGAAGCTGGCGGAAGCTGGCAGTACAACGAAGGAACATCAACTGACCATGATGAATGAGGTCGCTAAGCTGATCCTTCCGGAAGGTTTTGATCCTGCCAAGATGGGTTATACCGATGCTGCGGCTTTCCAGCAAACGGCAGATATCGCGCTTAAATTCGGTGTGATCAAAACAGCTTCCAAAGTAGACGAAGCCTACACTAATGAGATTGTTGAGATGGCTAGCAAGTAA